TGTTTATTTTAACAGAATATTGTGTTCTAAATATCGATCACaatacaatgtaaaagttaGCTTGAATCGAATACATTGTATTGAATACAGTCACATATGCTAAAAAGCATATGGTCTTATTTTTGTCCTTCGCTTCATTGATCGTAGGAAATATTTCCCGTTTGTTTCAGGATTCTATTCGTATTTTTATCGATTGCTCAACACTCTACGAAAGGAGGTCAATGTTTTCAGTCGAGGTTATACACGCGGTTGAAGATGACATCACCGCCGCATAGTATGCGTGACGCAATCGGTTGTGGCAACGTCATGTTTCAACTTAGGCACAcccaaatattaaaaaattttacGTTTATACCATTTTATGGAACGTTTACTAGTTCATGCATGTTTTTGAATTATAACTAGGTTAAATTGATTATAATTCGAATTAGTCTGAACCAAATAAGACAATTCAAATCCAGCAACttgtatttatagtattttttccTTGTCAACATAATGGAAAACATTTATAAAACTGCACGTAAGCTGTATACGTAATGTACGTAAGTGCATTACGCCTTGAAAACTCTTATCATTTCGCATTTACGGTTCGAACATACTGTGGTTACAATATCAATACGCTTGTCTCGATAACGCGACATGTGCCGCGATTCTTTGAATGAGCATATGTACGTTGCATCGATACAGTGGCGAGAGAATGATTTTTACGTTTAGCATATTTTGTAAGATTAACTAACTACTTCgtacattattattaaaatattccatttaaaataattaaaatgattatATGGTTAatgatgaaaaattaacaaatttttGTGCAACAAATAATTCTTTGAAACTAGATAACTGgaataaatacaaaatatgtTAACAGAATTAAATCtataaaattgttttgttgTTAAAATCTATTATTCCTAAGATTTTCGTATAACACCGATCTAATGCTACTACAAAATAATCAGTGGCAGGTGCCTCATTAAATATTCATGTAGATATTTGTGTTACTAATGTAATCGTTCTTTATAGGAACAGGAACTGGTAAATATTTTGATGTTGCAATCAACAGGAATTGGTAGCTAGAtttataatatgtaaatattttgATGTTGCAATTAATATAATACCAACAGATTTAGATGCACAAAGACAGAATATAATGTTAAATACGATACACCATGCAATTAGTAATTAAGATATGTACTTTCAATTACAAACATAAGTAATTATCAATCCTTCCACTATATTCACGATCTaaattatatatctatataaacgGATTGCATTTAAAGTACATAGATAAATGACAAGCATTCAAAAAtgcatttaaaaaatagttCTTCATCTAAAAATGCATCTAAAAATGCATCTAAAAATTAGTAATTCACAACATATTCCATTAAAACTATTCTTATCTCATAATCTATTGAGACAAATTTTAGAAACTTTTAGGAAAATTCTACTAATACAAGGTGTGTACAAAGCATGGGTTACTATACACACTATGACAAATTCGTGACGACCATATCATATTTCAGAAATTCAAACTCAAATACTTAACAAAACAGAAATACATTTGTGATACAAATGAATCTAACAGAATCACGGAATGGGAGGGAACTTACTTAGTTCTTAGTTCGTCGTTCGTATCCCACAGTCGTCTGCTATCAATCTCGAGTTTTGCTCGTTCTCTCGCAGTGTCATCCAATAATTTCTTTGCATCGGCCAATTCATGCTCATACATCACCTTTATGTTGGTTACTTCCCGGGTGATAGTCTCCTTAGTAGTTTCAACCTCCCGCGACAATCTGGAATTCTCCGATTCCAAATGTCGCACTTTATCGATGTAACAGGCCAATCGGTCATTTAGATTCTGTAAATCTTGCTTTTCTTGAAGGCGAGAGTAACGGGTCGGGCTTAAAGGACTACCCGGCCTCTGACCGATCGGCGTTGACGTAAATTGTGGCGACTGTACGTTGGAACTCGCTGAGCTTATATTGCTCTTCTTTCCTGCTTTCGTTGACATTTTCTCACGTTGTTCGATTTCCTTTATTGCACAGCCACTAATCCCCACACTATCGAGTCATCAACTTGGTGCACGATAACACCGTGTCCGTGAAAGACGCTTAAAGCGATTTTGAAGAAACAACCAAAGCCCAATCTTCTTGCCTCAGTCAACGGAAGAACTGTTTAGCGGTGACGCCAACGCCAACGTTAACGAAGCAACCTCCTTACATATGTATGCATGTACATTCTTATATTGCGTTAGTGAACGTAAGAGTGCGCTCTGATAGGTCGCGTTTGAGTACACACGCGTGCCACTGACCAATTGCTCGCCCTTTTCTTCGAACCGAGTACCAATGAGAAATGGTTTATCAGTTGTAAAACTCAGCGGTGTCCAAAGTTGCCTCCCGACTCCCGGGAGATAAACGGTGTCCCCGTCCTTACCGCCATACTGCACGGAACGACTGTGGCGGTCCATAATGAATCCAGCAAATTGCCGGGCATAGTTCAAACTATAGTATTTAGATTAGTAttattctctttcttctgcAAATCTCTATACCATTCAGAGTTGGGccaattttattcgtagaattcattcgaaatgttatacgaatataattttatttgaataacacGCAATTCAGATACTACTGCTAATAGTCTAAAGTTTTCACAGATTTCTTTCAATTCTTATTATTTTCATATTACACAATACATATTTAGAACAATTAGGTACTTTGAATCTAACAGATCCATGTAATTAATATTCTGATAATCTAACTGAACAAATGGTCGATGATTTTCATTGTCGACTTTTTTCATTGTTTCACATCCTTTGAACCTGAATAGAGAGGTAAAGCATCGCATTACACATGCTTTCATATTTAAAGTAAATATTACTGTTGCATGCAAGGAGACCTTTAATGACAAATGCCAGTATTATTCCTAGTTCAGTCACTTCCATGTTTTTTTAGCTTCTATGATGACAAAAATAATGTGAAATTTAAACTGTCTTTTCTAAGAAGAAATTTAACAGGAAATACGTTTTATAAATgtgaaatgaataaaatcatcaGAAAGTCATTGGTAAAGTCGTTAGCGCTCTTGACTCGCTTTCGTAATTTCGCGCGCAATTTTTACCATGAACGTATTACGGCTACGGAGAAACTTGCTATCGTATTTATGGCTGGTTCGACAAAAGGACGTTTGAAAGAGGAACTTGGTACATGAGGGGCTCCCACCGCGGATACCACATCACTGTTGTAAAGACTGCTTTCTCCAGAAATTCTACCGCGAAAAAACAACAGAAGGTCTCAATTTTCAATGGAAAGTTGAAAATTTTTATATGCACATATAATATTACACGCATATGTGTTTGTCACAGCTTCTAGAAATTGTAACATGAAAACAAATGACGTGTACGCTCAGTTTATCAGTCAGCAATGATAACgtgtaataattttttattcggagTTAAATAACAAAAACATAATTAGGCAAGAATACATTTGATTATCTTatttatgaataattatatttttctattagATTTCACCGATGCTTTCTATACTGACACATACATTTTTATCTGAAATTGTACGTATGTAATacattatttcatttaaaattggttgtacatatgtacatatgatTTATAATATGACAATGCAGACCGGTATCAATTTGTCTACATACATTTTATTCTTTATGTAGCTCAGCATTTTAATAGCTTAAAACTAAAAAACTACAATTATAGAAAAGATTAAACCTAATCAATTGTTTATTCATACTATGGattttaaaataatgtaaatatttattacaattgatgTAAATATGATGTGTACATACAGTGACACCTACGTTTTTGCAAGCTCTTCGGCCGCAGCGCGCTCCGTTGACGACGATAGGAGTAGAAATTGCTTTTCTCTGATTGGTTGACGAATCAATTCTAAGACAGGATTCACTGCGGATTAGATACAcagtaaaatggtggggataCAAGCGCTTCTTTAGAGAGGGAGAAAATCATGCAGGAGTAGAGATATCACTGATGTAGTGAATGTGAATCATTGCGTATGTGTACTTATAGTTCCAACATGACCAGTAGAGGGCAAtagaatagaaatttaaaaaatgtctttagCAGCAACCGTAGTCGTTAGTGATTAATGTTGCGAATACGTAAATATCATAGAAAACAAGTAATTCCTATTCAGTCTGACTAAATATAAAAGACAAATGTTGTTCCTCAATAAGAAAAAGTTGATTTGTAGTCTCTTCTTCGAAAAGAGCTAGTGTGGAAAGTTCTGTGATAGTATTGTTTGCAAATAACTGTACAGAATAATATGATATtctattacatttttacattgtaatatttaatttatttaagaaaGTTTTAGTACTGTTACaggaattaaatataaaaaataccaATGCATAAAAAACTAATCACGTGCGATCTTATAGATTTAAATAGTCCTGATAGAAAGGGCTTTAGAGGTTGTAGACTTGCGTCGCCTTTGATACCTGTTCCCACAGATGCGGCAGAGAGTAATTGCAATAGTCATGTTGACAAAACAAGTTCTCTAGTGACTGTAAAACGTGATAGTTTAGAGAACAATCCTTTTGATATGGTGCTGCATAAAACAACAGAGTACATACAAAAAAAGGATGACCCATTTGAAGTGGTTTTGGAAAAGGCACTTAAATCAAAACATAAAAAAGGTGCATCATCTAGAACATGTTCTATTGACTTTACTGATGATTATATCCTAAAACGAAGAAAGAAATCTCagaaattaaaaatgaataGGACATTGGATGAATCTTGGATTAACGAAGAACTGAGTCCAAAAAATATGCCTGACAACAAAATGTCTAATGTAGGTATAACATTtggatcgaataaatttgacaTACAAATTGATCATTTAAAACCTACAAATATATCTGCTGATTTATCAGTTTCAAAGAGTAAATGTGTTATACCTACTATACAAGTTCAAGATACTGATTTATCTATTTTAAATCAGTCCGTAATGAATGATACATTGTTTGAAATACAAAGTGATACATGTAATGACAATCAAGATAATATTTTAATGAATTTAAAAGAAGACGTATATACTATTGGTCATATTCAAACTGCTAGTACATTATTGCCAAAATTGCGACGTTCTTTTTCACAAGGAGAGAACATACTGCCAAAAAGGTCACAATGTTTAGATCGAATATCAGTGATAGAATCTGTCCAAACTGAATATGAAAACAAAAATAGCACATCATCTTCCCCTGATTTCTTAAATGAAGGTTTTTTGAAAAGTGGTAGTATTGGAAGTTCTATATTTACAAGTATATCAAGCATTTCTTCCATAGCTCAGTCGTCAAATTCTCCATCCATAATTAATACATCATTAATACTATCAAATGGTACCTTAAATAGAACATTTTTGGAGAGCTGTTCATCTGACAAATCAAatacaacaaaaataaattcttctaaggAAGTCAGATCGACATCATTAactacaaatggtttaataaaaccagtaacaaatatttcaaacaaAACAAGGGCTTCTATATCTGATTTAACAGACCGACTTAATAAACTAAAAACGAAAGCTTCGGAATATCATGTGCCTGAAATTATTACAGACAAGGAGACTGAAACTATTTCTAGCCTTTCTAATGACATTAAGGAATCTGTAACTGTGAtggaaaataatgaaaaatgtGATACAAATAACAAGTTAATAGATGTCGATCTATTTTCACCAGGATCAAATTGCAGTTCACACCAATGTAGAAATTCCATTTCAGATACATCATCTGATTCTGTGTTTCTTGTAAGTCTGCCTCTTGTAAGTCGTCTGCTCAAAAAATTaactaaattataattatttgaaatgtgtttatatttttaatttataggATGAGGACAAGGTCAATAAATCAATACTTCATGAAGCAAAAATTCTTGCTAGAACTTTCGAAGAGATGGCTTTAAAGACGAGTTCAGGCTGTAAGTTTGTATTATTGCAATCAGTAGAAGTTGAAGATAATAATCGAAAAATCTGCAATACTTATTTTTATGTTTAGCAAGCACCGATGACTTGATTAGCAACAATCCATTATGGACATCTGAGTTACTTCCAGCATTTGATGATGAAGTTGATAATTTAATTGAACTGCCTACATCTcctaatataaataatgtaaattcgAGCCATGAAAAAGTTACACATTGTAAAGATAGCGTTTTACATGAAAACACGAATGACAATGTGAAAGATTTAGAAAAGGAACTAATTGATCCGATATCTACCGAGAAACGTGTCACAGCGGCAACACTTTTATTGGATCTTAAAGAATTAATTAATACAGAAAATAATACTGAAGCAAATAAATTATTGGAAAATTTGGAGAGAGCTTTGGGTATTAGTTGGGAAAGTAATACTGAATTACTAAGTACTTATCTCAATTTAACTAACAATTTAGCAAAGAGTCCGCAAAAGTTAAATAACGAtttagaaatgaaaaatgtaaCAGAAACTACTATTGAACATAGTCTAGATACTAATGTTACTGGTGATTTGTCGGAAAATATTAAAGAATTAGGTACAAATCTAAATGGTAACGATTCAAGCCTTGATAAATTTTCAGTTAATAGTCAAAAATGTTTGAAAGAAATCGATAATGAATTAAATGACAGATTAAGAAATGACAACGAAAAAACAAAAATCGAAAATGAGAATGAAGATTCTAATGCTCAAAATACAAATACTGAAGGTACCACGCGCAGAGTGGAAAGCAATAATTCTGTAAATGAAAATGTGGTAATGGATCTTCTTACAAATATAGGAAAATTGTTAATTGGACAGCCTCAAGAATACGCTACTGTTGACTTCCTTAAAAAATTTGGAGATGTTCTACATTTGGTTTCCGGTAATATTAAtgtaaatgaaaatataaaaacgaatacCAATGATGTAGAAATTGTACAAATATCAAAAGGGTCTAAATTGAAGTATGAAAATAAAGCGAATTCTTCAGTTTTGTCTAAATCTGTCAATAGATTAAGTTTACAGATGGAATCAAAGGTACATATCTTACTATGAGGAAAAAGGTACAAACGTAATacatctaaatcgtttgtttaattttatAGAAACAGTCAACTGGCAAACCTTCACCGAAAAGGAGCACATCGATATCTCAAATTCTGCCAGTTAAGACAATACCAAGTCCGTTATTGTGTCAGAGGAAAAGTACAAATCAACTCAAAGATGTTGCAAAACGATTTTCCAGTGATCCTGGTTTTATTAGTCTAGTGACGAATCAAAAAGTTATCACAAACGATAATAAATTTAAATCGGTGCAGGGTAATATTAATCAATTTGCAAGATAAATGTAACGAAgtcataatacaaaattaatgaaTTATTTATGGTTATTTTTAGACGTAGAAATAAAATCAGACACAAATCTTGAGAAAGAAAAGACTGCAGTGGTTGGAACAGTTAAAAGTAGGTTGAAAAAGAAAGTTGGTGGAGATGTCATAAACAAAAAAGGGCCAATGAAAGCTACTCTTCCCATCGGAAATATGCAAAAAAAAGGTATATTGATAACAGTTATCACTTTTTAAAAGCAACGCTATTAGATTTCTTAAAATGAGTTTTTTGTTTGATAGAATCCTTCAATAAAAACATGAACTCCACCACTGATACCACACCTCCTAATGCTCATAAAATAATTAGTAGTACTCCTAACCCTACGGTTACTAGAAACATAGTAAAAAAACCTACACGGCCTTTGAAACCTGTAGCTTCGTCGACGCCGGATGCGCAAAATTCAAAAACACGAAGACTACCATCGCATACAAGTAACAATACAAATAAGCGCAACAGTACATGTGATGTTTCGCCTGTAACTACACGGCTTAATGTTAGTAATAGTGATGGTGTTAATAGTAGTCCAAAAAGGTATGACcaatatatttacatttatatttttacataaGAGTTATAAcagtgatttatttatttaaggaCTGGCAAGATACCATCATCAAGGAATACAACTCCTAAACGCCGTTCAGTGGATTCTAGTATTCCAAGATCTCAAACTCCTCCAgtcaataaaaaattaaattcgtCGCTCAATGTTAGTCATCACGAGCGATTGATCGAATCACCACAGCGTTCATCGTATAAAGTATCAAATTCGCAAAAAAATTCACCGATATCCTTAAGAAGGAATGGTAATAATACACAACAAAGTCCTCTGAGAGACAATAATAAACTCGCACATAAAGTGAAGCCAGTAAACTTGGTATATATTATATCTCATTGCGATAACACAAAGCAGTTAAAATGAATGtgtgtaattaatataaatttatttctcAACAGATCTCAAAAATTCGACGACACAGTGTTGGTAATAATGTAATGGAAAAAGAAAACGCCTATATTTAAATTCTGAAGAAAGTGATCTCATTATTAACGATGGTTATATAATTGAACTTTTAGCGTGAGCATTTTTTACTTTTATAACTTTTGTACTTATGTattattttacaataaaatatttgtttcaagTATAAAGCGACTATTATTAACTTTTTAATACGCTATTGTGAAGACACTTATATTCTTCCTTTTCCATTATGttatagaataaatatattaatttatcagACTACTGATCATGTGTATCAATTTCCTTGTTAAATACATGTAAAGATTTTGGTCGGCTACTATCGAAAAACATAAACttatatattaaaaatgagAGCGTTTTTTAAACAATCGACTCGAAAGAAAAGGTATTTAAACATACCACGTGCCACACGTAATTTAAGATTTGCTTGCGATCTGTTGCGTCAGATCCGTCTATCTGAAAACAGGCTCAAAAGGGAGCTACGCTACTCGGCCGGGAACGAGGACACCAGCGCTCGGGAATGGCCGATACGTCACGGTCGTTTCTGGAAACACAGAAACAGTAACGTATCACGCGCTAAATCATTGACAAATTTTCTTCACGCTTTTCCTTTTCATTTCGAGCGGCAACAAAATACATTTCGTTTGGCATCCCATGGTACATGAAATCTTAATACAATTATTTGCTTTTATGGTACTACAACGAACATCCGAAGTCCGCGAAAgatattcaatttcaaatagGAACAGTACAAAATCTTCCGAAAGAAATGAGAATCAATACTCCGTAGAGAAAAGTGTAGTTTCCCTCGTTTTGTACAAGTGAACGTTAAAATGCTCCGAGAACATAATTCCATGGGAACCGTTCGCTAGGAAAGGAATAAGATTGTTACAAGAGGGAAACGATTAAGATTAAGTCGATGAAAGCGATGCGCAGAAGCCGGTTCCTTGCAGGGTGCTGGCGCAGGTATCGCCGCACCTGCACGGACCCGTCCCCGCAAAAAGTGCGCTCCGCGTGCTCCGTACTCCAGCGGCGGTCCGTCCACACTCGCGTGTAGCCGCACCCGGCTTGGCGCTCCCTAGTTTTCGCGAAATAATTCGCAGCTGCAGCCGCGAGGAAGGCTGATCGTCGGTGTAAACGATTCTTTGTGAATCGCCGGAGGTGACAGTATTAGTGAGGTGAAGTGCGCCACGATTTGTACGGAGTTCGATCTTTTTGGGCGTTCTGTAGGAAGGAGAGCTGGCGCGGCGCGCACGAGAGGCCGCCTCTAGAAAAAGAGCGCGTCTCGCGCGTTGCGCTACATTGGAGTACGCGATGCTCGGGAAAGTATATCAGCAAACGCAACGAATTCGAAAGGAAAACGTAATCACGCTGAAAACGATAATGATCGAATAAAGGTGCGTCAAAGTTTTACAAGTCGCGGATCACCGAGAAATTTTGGCCGGTCGAACCgggaacaagagagagagagggagaaagaaagaaagagcgaggaggctggcgcgcggcgaggCCACCTCGGTAAAAGACCGCGTCTTGCGGGTACGGTGGTGTGCTGCGGTGCCTATTGTGCGATACAGTCGTTGAAGCTTATCGACATTCGTGGAATCATTATATATATCTTCGTAACGTGTGGTAAACGATAGATCGACGAAAGATTTATCGAACAAGTCAGTGCACAGTGTCAACGCGTTACCCGCGGACCTATACGGGGAAACCCAACCGGCGGCGATATATCCCGCGTGGTACGTATACGCACGCAGGCATACGCACGTAAGCACCGACACGTACGTGTGGCATGCACATTCGCAAAGCGCTGTGGACTCGTGGAATCGTCGTTTAGTCGCGTGTATCGAAGTGGCCTGTCGCGAAGCGCGCTTAACAGAGATCCAACACCGTGGAAAACGTGCCTGTCGAACGCACgccgaaagagaaagagagggagggaggaagATAGAGAGAGTGCGAAAGAGAAAGATCGGTGCAGGAGGAGAGGTATCCGTCGTTCGACGATTGGCGCGTGGCGTAGACATTCGACGGTCACTTGGCACGTATGTAGTGCAATTATTCCCCGGTTATCCCGTTTCGTCCCCGTGAAGCAGACATTATTTATGGGTGCATGGATCGGTGCATTTTCACGAGCGAAACAAAAGACGTGGAACGGAACCAGAACGCCACCAGCACGAACACGGTCCCCTTTGTTCGGCACAGCGATACTTCGATAACGATTTGTTCGAATTTTAAAATCGTGCCTTACGATTATACCGGAAGGAAGTTACGTACGCGGCTAGTAAAGTACACCGACATCGAAAGTGCGTGCAAAGGGTGTGAAATGCGTCGCGCTGCAGTTCGATGTTCGATCCAGCAGCGGCGGCCGACCTGACTTTGTCAGA
This genomic stretch from Megalopta genalis isolate 19385.01 chromosome 5, iyMegGena1_principal, whole genome shotgun sequence harbors:
- the LOC117223252 gene encoding uncharacterized protein LOC117223252 gives rise to the protein MHKKLITCDLIDLNSPDRKGFRGCRLASPLIPVPTDAAESNCNSHVDKTSSLVTVKRDSLENNPFDMVLHKTTEYIQKKDDPFEVVLEKALKSKHKKGASSRTCSIDFTDDYILKRRKKSQKLKMNRTLDESWINEELSPKNMPDNKMSNVGITFGSNKFDIQIDHLKPTNISADLSVSKSKCVIPTIQVQDTDLSILNQSVMNDTLFEIQSDTCNDNQDNILMNLKEDVYTIGHIQTASTLLPKLRRSFSQGENILPKRSQCLDRISVIESVQTEYENKNSTSSSPDFLNEGFLKSGSIGSSIFTSISSISSIAQSSNSPSIINTSLILSNGTLNRTFLESCSSDKSNTTKINSSKEVRSTSLTTNGLIKPVTNISNKTRASISDLTDRLNKLKTKASEYHVPEIITDKETETISSLSNDIKESVTVMENNEKCDTNNKLIDVDLFSPGSNCSSHQCRNSISDTSSDSVFLDEDKVNKSILHEAKILARTFEEMALKTSSGSSTDDLISNNPLWTSELLPAFDDEVDNLIELPTSPNINNVNSSHEKVTHCKDSVLHENTNDNVKDLEKELIDPISTEKRVTAATLLLDLKELINTENNTEANKLLENLERALGISWESNTELLSTYLNLTNNLAKSPQKLNNDLEMKNVTETTIEHSLDTNVTGDLSENIKELGTNLNGNDSSLDKFSVNSQKCLKEIDNELNDRLRNDNEKTKIENENEDSNAQNTNTEGTTRRVESNNSVNENVVMDLLTNIGKLLIGQPQEYATVDFLKKFGDVLHLVSGNINVNENIKTNTNDVEIVQISKGSKLKYENKANSSVLSKSVNRLSLQMESKKQSTGKPSPKRSTSISQILPVKTIPSPLLCQRKSTNQLKDVAKRFSSDPGFISLVTNQKVITNDNKFKSVQDVEIKSDTNLEKEKTAVVGTVKSRLKKKVGGDVINKKGPMKATLPIGNMQKKESFNKNMNSTTDTTPPNAHKIISSTPNPTVTRNIVKKPTRPLKPVASSTPDAQNSKTRRLPSHTSNNTNKRNSTCDVSPVTTRLNVSNSDGVNSSPKRTGKIPSSRNTTPKRRSVDSSIPRSQTPPVNKKLNSSLNVSHHERLIESPQRSSYKVSNSQKNSPISLRRNGNNTQQSPLRDNNKLAHKVKPVNLISKIRRHSVGNNVMEKENAYI